One genomic region from Skermania piniformis encodes:
- a CDS encoding uroporphyrinogen-III synthase: MSRGQKKNPGRILFVGSGPGDPALLTVRARAALGRATLVLNDPDVDPAILELVGADRDEQSPVASDPVDRVDEPEIRPTTGEPGEVAKMLIGEARNGHDVLRVVAGDPLTDDAVIAEITAIARTNVVFEVLPGLPSATAVPGYAGIALGSAHTEADVRGDVDWAALAAAPGPLVLHATAEHLSRAALSLVEHGVSAQTPAAITAHGTTRRQRTVETTVGALNDPSADLTGPLVVTVGKPVSQRGKLSWWESRALYGWTVLVPRTKDQAGEMSERLVSHGAIPIEVPTIAVEPPRSPAQMERAVKGLVDGRYQWVVFTSTNAVRAVWEKFAEFGLDARAFSGVKIACVGQATAAKVRSFGINPELVPTGEQSSLGLLEDFPPYDEVFDPVDRVLLPRADIATETLSEGLRERGWEIDDVTAYRTVRAAPPAAETRKMIKTGGFDAVLFTSSSTVRNLVGIAGKPHARTIVACIGPKTAETATEFGLRVDVQPDTSQVGPLVEALAEHAARLRAEGALPPPRKKSRRR, encoded by the coding sequence ATGAGCCGAGGCCAGAAGAAGAACCCGGGTCGAATCCTCTTCGTGGGATCCGGTCCGGGCGATCCGGCGCTGCTCACCGTCCGAGCCCGCGCGGCGCTCGGTCGAGCCACGCTGGTGCTCAACGATCCCGACGTCGATCCGGCCATCCTGGAGCTGGTCGGCGCGGACCGCGACGAGCAGTCGCCGGTCGCGTCCGACCCGGTCGACCGGGTCGACGAGCCGGAGATTCGCCCCACGACCGGTGAGCCCGGCGAAGTAGCCAAGATGCTGATCGGCGAAGCCCGCAACGGGCACGACGTGCTGCGCGTGGTGGCGGGCGATCCGCTCACCGACGATGCGGTGATCGCCGAGATCACCGCGATCGCGCGGACCAATGTGGTCTTCGAGGTATTGCCCGGACTGCCCAGCGCCACCGCGGTGCCCGGCTACGCCGGCATCGCGCTCGGTTCGGCGCATACCGAGGCCGACGTGCGTGGCGACGTGGATTGGGCGGCGCTGGCCGCCGCACCGGGTCCGCTGGTGTTGCACGCCACCGCCGAGCACCTGAGCCGGGCGGCGCTGTCCCTGGTGGAGCACGGCGTATCGGCCCAGACCCCGGCTGCGATCACCGCGCACGGCACGACCCGTCGGCAGCGCACGGTGGAGACGACGGTCGGGGCGCTGAACGACCCGTCCGCCGACCTGACCGGCCCGCTGGTGGTCACGGTCGGCAAGCCGGTCAGCCAGCGCGGCAAGCTGTCCTGGTGGGAATCGCGCGCGCTGTACGGCTGGACCGTGCTGGTGCCGCGGACCAAGGATCAGGCCGGCGAGATGAGCGAGCGGCTGGTATCGCACGGCGCCATCCCGATCGAGGTCCCGACCATCGCAGTGGAACCCCCGCGCAGCCCGGCGCAGATGGAACGCGCGGTGAAGGGCCTGGTCGACGGTCGCTATCAGTGGGTGGTCTTTACCTCCACCAACGCGGTGCGCGCGGTCTGGGAGAAGTTTGCCGAGTTCGGCCTGGATGCCCGGGCGTTCTCCGGAGTGAAGATCGCCTGCGTCGGACAGGCCACCGCCGCGAAGGTGCGTTCGTTCGGGATCAACCCGGAGCTGGTGCCCACCGGCGAGCAGAGTTCGCTCGGTCTCCTGGAGGACTTTCCGCCCTACGACGAGGTGTTCGATCCGGTCGACCGAGTCCTGCTCCCGCGGGCCGACATCGCCACCGAGACGCTGTCCGAGGGGCTGCGCGAGCGTGGCTGGGAGATCGACGACGTGACCGCGTACCGGACGGTTCGGGCGGCGCCGCCGGCGGCCGAGACCCGGAAGATGATCAAGACGGGCGGTTTCGACGCGGTCTTGTTCACGTCTTCCTCGACGGTGCGCAACCTGGTCGGTATCGCCGGTAAGCCGCACGCCCGAACCATCGTCGCCTGCATCGGTCCGAAGACCGCCGAGACCGCCACCGAGTTCGGTCTACGGGTCGACGTGCAGCCGGATACCTCGCAGGTCGGCCCGCTGGTGGAAGCGTTGGCCGAGCATGCGGCCCGGCTGCGGGCCGAGGGTGCGCTGCCGCCGCCGCGAAAGAAAAGCCGGCGGCGCTGA
- the hemB gene encoding porphobilinogen synthase, giving the protein MTYPRDRPRRLRSTPAMRRLVAETSLEPRHLVLPMFVADGLAEPREISAMPGVVQHTVESLRKAAVAAVAAGVGGLMLFGVPRAEDKDATGSGAVDPAGILNRGLRVLAAELGDATVLMADTCLDEFTDHGHCGVLDPSGAVDNDATLDRYVEMASAQAEAGAQLLGTSGMMDGQVGAIRAALDDAGWTDTGILAYAAKYASAFYGPFREAVGSSLQGDRRSYQQDPANRRESLREVQLDLVEGADIVMVKPAMGYLDVLREVADRSTVPVAAYQISGEYAMITAAAERGWIDRDAAIVESLIGIRRAGADLVLSYWAAEVAPWLR; this is encoded by the coding sequence ATGACGTATCCGAGAGACCGGCCGCGCCGGCTGCGCAGCACCCCGGCGATGCGGCGGCTGGTCGCGGAGACCTCGCTCGAGCCACGGCACCTGGTGTTGCCGATGTTCGTCGCGGACGGATTGGCCGAGCCACGGGAGATCTCGGCCATGCCCGGCGTCGTCCAGCACACGGTGGAATCGCTGCGTAAGGCGGCGGTGGCGGCGGTGGCGGCCGGCGTCGGCGGATTGATGTTGTTCGGGGTGCCGCGGGCCGAGGACAAGGACGCCACCGGCAGCGGCGCGGTCGATCCGGCCGGGATCCTCAACCGCGGACTGCGGGTGCTGGCCGCCGAGCTCGGCGACGCGACGGTGTTGATGGCGGACACCTGCCTGGACGAGTTCACCGATCACGGGCATTGCGGTGTGCTCGACCCGTCCGGGGCGGTGGACAACGACGCCACCCTGGACCGCTACGTCGAGATGGCATCGGCCCAGGCCGAAGCGGGTGCACAGCTGCTCGGCACCAGCGGGATGATGGACGGGCAGGTCGGTGCGATCCGCGCGGCGCTCGATGATGCCGGCTGGACCGACACCGGCATCCTGGCCTACGCCGCGAAGTACGCCTCGGCGTTCTACGGCCCGTTCCGGGAGGCGGTCGGGTCGTCGTTGCAGGGAGATCGGCGCAGCTACCAGCAGGACCCGGCAAACCGACGTGAGTCGCTGCGGGAGGTGCAGCTGGATCTCGTCGAGGGCGCCGACATCGTGATGGTGAAGCCGGCAATGGGGTACCTGGATGTGCTGCGCGAGGTGGCCGACCGGTCGACCGTGCCGGTTGCGGCATATCAGATCTCCGGCGAGTACGCGATGATCACGGCCGCCGCGGAGCGTGGCTGGATCGATCGGGATGCGGCGATCGTCGAGTCGCTGATCGGGATCCGCCGGGCCGGGGCGGATCTGGTGCTCAGTTACTGGGCCGCCGAGGTCGCGCCCTGGCTGCGCTGA
- a CDS encoding VOC family protein, which translates to MIDHFGINCADLPAAAAFYDSVLGTLGHRRMMDFGVAIGYGTEQPAFWIAQFDGMGPNREMHVAFTAPDAAAVRAFYEAALAAGAESLHEPRIWPEYHPNYFGAFVRDPDGNNVEAVCHTADPAVDG; encoded by the coding sequence GTGATCGATCACTTCGGTATCAACTGCGCCGATCTGCCCGCAGCGGCGGCGTTCTACGATTCGGTACTCGGTACCCTCGGGCATCGCCGAATGATGGATTTCGGCGTCGCCATCGGCTACGGAACCGAGCAACCTGCCTTCTGGATCGCGCAGTTCGACGGCATGGGCCCGAACCGGGAGATGCATGTCGCCTTCACGGCGCCGGATGCTGCGGCAGTGCGAGCCTTCTACGAGGCGGCGCTCGCCGCCGGCGCCGAGTCGTTGCACGAGCCACGGATCTGGCCGGAGTACCACCCGAACTACTTCGGTGCGTTCGTGCGCGATCCGGATGGCAACAACGTCGAGGCGGTGTGCCACACCGCCGATCCGGCGGTCGACGGGTGA
- a CDS encoding metal-sensitive transcriptional regulator produces the protein MTEPEHHRHGYGPDKDNLLKRLRRIEGQVAGIARMVDDDRYCIDILTQVSAVTKALQSVSLKLLDDHLAGCVLEAAREDGPEADAKMKEASEAIARLLRS, from the coding sequence ATGACCGAGCCGGAGCACCACCGTCATGGCTACGGGCCGGACAAGGACAACCTGCTCAAGCGGCTGCGCCGGATCGAGGGCCAGGTTGCGGGCATCGCCCGAATGGTCGACGACGACCGATACTGCATCGACATCCTCACCCAGGTATCGGCGGTGACCAAGGCCCTGCAGTCGGTGTCGTTGAAGTTGCTGGACGACCATCTGGCGGGTTGTGTGCTCGAGGCAGCGCGCGAAGACGGTCCGGAAGCGGACGCGAAGATGAAGGAAGCGTCCGAGGCGATCGCCCGGCTGCTCCGTTCCTAG
- a CDS encoding ribokinase: MVRRRVVVVGSINRDVVAEVDRMPVPGETVLARRVRHNLGGKGSNQAVAAARAGAPVSLIARLGERDAAPDRLREALRAAGVDVTGIGTAAGVETGTAFVTTAAGRNQIVVDPAANLVWAEPPPADLIRGTVAVCQAEIPMWVNEAVGAAGPARLVVNAAPATPIPESLLLHCDPLVVNEHELGVVADTDVAGQISPAETATIAQRLIDRGLPGVVVTLGAAGAIYGTATGLFRQAAPDVPVVDSTGAGDAFVGSLAARLAAGASSADAVRWAVAAASLSVGHPGTHAAYPTAAEVDRFLDRAPAAVPL, translated from the coding sequence ATGGTCCGGCGCCGGGTCGTGGTGGTCGGCTCGATCAACCGGGACGTGGTGGCCGAAGTAGACCGGATGCCCGTGCCCGGGGAGACGGTGCTGGCCCGCCGGGTTCGGCACAATCTGGGCGGCAAGGGCTCCAATCAAGCGGTCGCCGCGGCCCGAGCGGGCGCTCCGGTGTCGCTGATCGCCCGGCTCGGCGAACGCGACGCTGCCCCGGACCGGCTGCGCGAGGCACTGCGGGCGGCGGGGGTGGACGTGACCGGTATCGGCACCGCGGCGGGCGTCGAGACCGGAACCGCATTCGTCACCACCGCCGCGGGCCGCAACCAGATCGTGGTCGACCCGGCGGCCAACCTGGTCTGGGCGGAACCGCCACCCGCCGATCTGATCCGGGGCACGGTTGCGGTGTGCCAGGCGGAGATTCCGATGTGGGTCAACGAGGCAGTCGGCGCGGCCGGTCCGGCCCGGCTGGTGGTCAACGCGGCACCGGCCACCCCGATTCCCGAATCGCTACTGCTCCACTGTGATCCGCTGGTGGTCAACGAACACGAGCTCGGCGTGGTGGCCGATACCGACGTCGCCGGGCAGATCTCGCCGGCCGAGACGGCGACGATCGCGCAGCGACTGATCGACCGCGGGCTGCCCGGCGTCGTGGTAACCCTCGGCGCAGCCGGTGCGATCTACGGAACCGCTACCGGGCTGTTCCGGCAGGCCGCGCCCGACGTTCCGGTCGTGGACTCGACCGGAGCCGGCGACGCCTTCGTCGGGAGCCTCGCCGCGCGGCTGGCCGCTGGGGCGAGCTCGGCCGATGCGGTGCGGTGGGCGGTGGCCGCGGCATCGCTGTCGGTCGGGCATCCCGGCACCCACGCGGCGTACCCGACCGCGGCCGAGGTGGACCGCTTTCTCGATCGCGCGCCCGCGGCGGTGCCGCTCTAG
- a CDS encoding AMP-binding protein → MSASYRATYQASIDDPEAFWLAAAAAIDWITQPTRALDDSAAPLYRWYPDAELNTCFNALDRHVRDGRADQPALIYDSAMTGTTRSYSYAELLNHVARFAGALAAQGVGRGDRVIVYLPMIPEAAIAMLACARLGAVHSVVFGGFSAKELAARIVDAEPVLVVTATGGLEPGRTVEYLPIVADALASAGVELPVIVKRRKEIPVEHDWLDWDELEADAEPADPVPVAATDPLYILYTSGTTGKPKGVVRDNGGHAVAMAWSMQYIYDVGPGQVMWAASDVGWVVGHSYIVYAPLLVGATTVVYEGKPVGTPDAGAFWRVIQDHRVRVLFTAPTAIRAIRKADPDAAALARYDISSLQTLFVAGERLDPATFEWARQVLDRPVVDHWWQTETGWAICANPRGLEPLPIKPGSPSVPVPGYRLQVLAGDGSPVPAGTEGAIVLGLPLPPGTLTGLWRAGDRYLASYLSAYPGNYLTGDDGYLDDDGYLYVLGRSDDVINVAGHRLSSGAMEAAIAGHPAVAECAVIGIPDELKGDRPSGYVVLKEGADVTEAQLREELIIRVRHDIGAVAAFRDVTVVAALPKTRSGKILRKTMRQIVAGQDYPVPSTIEDPAVLDALADRLRPDRPRPPE, encoded by the coding sequence ATGAGCGCGAGCTACCGGGCGACCTATCAGGCGAGCATCGACGATCCGGAGGCGTTCTGGCTGGCCGCCGCCGCCGCGATCGACTGGATCACGCAGCCCACCCGGGCACTGGACGACTCGGCGGCGCCGCTGTACCGCTGGTATCCGGATGCCGAGCTGAACACCTGTTTCAATGCGTTGGACCGGCATGTGCGCGACGGTCGGGCCGACCAGCCGGCGCTGATCTACGACTCGGCGATGACCGGCACCACCCGCAGTTACAGCTACGCCGAGCTGCTGAACCACGTCGCCCGATTCGCCGGCGCGCTCGCTGCGCAGGGCGTGGGCCGCGGCGATCGGGTGATCGTCTATCTGCCGATGATTCCGGAGGCAGCGATCGCGATGCTCGCCTGCGCCCGGCTGGGGGCGGTGCACTCGGTGGTGTTCGGCGGCTTCTCGGCGAAGGAACTGGCCGCCCGGATCGTCGACGCCGAGCCGGTGCTGGTGGTGACCGCGACCGGCGGATTGGAGCCCGGCCGCACCGTCGAGTACCTACCGATCGTGGCCGATGCGCTGGCCTCGGCGGGCGTCGAGTTACCGGTGATCGTCAAGCGTCGCAAGGAGATTCCGGTCGAGCACGACTGGCTCGACTGGGACGAGCTGGAAGCGGACGCCGAGCCGGCCGACCCGGTACCGGTCGCGGCCACCGACCCGCTGTACATCCTCTACACCTCCGGTACCACCGGAAAGCCGAAGGGCGTGGTCCGGGACAACGGTGGACATGCGGTCGCGATGGCCTGGTCGATGCAGTACATCTACGACGTCGGGCCGGGCCAGGTGATGTGGGCGGCCTCCGACGTCGGCTGGGTCGTCGGCCACTCCTACATCGTGTACGCCCCGCTGCTGGTCGGCGCGACCACGGTGGTCTACGAGGGCAAGCCGGTGGGCACACCGGATGCGGGCGCCTTCTGGCGGGTGATCCAGGATCACCGGGTGCGGGTGTTGTTCACCGCGCCGACCGCGATCCGGGCGATCCGCAAGGCCGATCCGGACGCCGCCGCACTTGCCCGTTACGACATCTCGTCGCTGCAGACGCTCTTCGTCGCCGGGGAGCGGCTCGACCCGGCGACCTTCGAATGGGCGCGGCAGGTGCTGGACCGGCCGGTCGTCGACCACTGGTGGCAGACCGAGACCGGTTGGGCGATCTGCGCGAATCCACGTGGGCTGGAACCGCTTCCGATCAAGCCCGGGTCGCCCAGCGTGCCGGTGCCCGGCTACCGGTTGCAGGTCCTGGCCGGTGACGGTAGCCCGGTGCCGGCCGGCACCGAGGGCGCCATCGTGCTCGGCCTGCCGCTACCGCCGGGCACGCTGACCGGTTTGTGGCGTGCCGGTGACCGCTACCTGGCGAGCTATCTGTCGGCTTATCCCGGCAACTATCTGACCGGCGACGACGGCTACCTCGACGACGACGGCTATCTCTACGTGCTCGGCCGCAGCGACGACGTGATCAACGTTGCCGGACACCGGCTCTCCAGCGGTGCGATGGAGGCTGCGATCGCCGGGCATCCGGCGGTGGCCGAATGCGCGGTGATCGGGATACCGGACGAACTGAAAGGCGACCGGCCGAGCGGGTACGTGGTGCTGAAGGAGGGGGCCGACGTCACCGAGGCGCAGTTGCGGGAGGAGCTGATCATCCGGGTCCGCCACGACATCGGCGCGGTCGCCGCGTTCCGGGATGTGACGGTGGTCGCGGCCTTGCCGAAAACCCGGTCCGGGAAGATCCTCCGAAAGACCATGCGGCAGATCGTTGCCGGACAGGACTATCCGGTGCCGTCCACCATCGAGGATCCGGCGGTGCTCGACGCGCTCGCCGACCGGCTCCGCCCGGACCGGCCTCGACCACCGGAGTAG
- a CDS encoding DUF6069 family protein has protein sequence MPDTSVYAGPGRWRALGIVVLGAIGVGLAANLLLWVIGLLAGGDFETDDGQGGRVTVAPAGVVMLTVVPLLVGLTVAGLIAFTWPPIIRIAQAVAVVAALGTIVFTVQADFDTASTITLALMHVVLVPVSVLALERLR, from the coding sequence ATGCCCGATACAAGTGTCTACGCCGGTCCGGGGCGGTGGCGAGCCCTCGGAATCGTGGTTCTCGGCGCGATCGGGGTCGGCCTGGCCGCGAATCTGCTGCTGTGGGTGATCGGTCTCCTCGCCGGCGGCGATTTCGAGACCGACGACGGCCAGGGCGGGCGAGTCACCGTGGCGCCCGCCGGCGTCGTGATGCTCACGGTAGTTCCACTGCTCGTCGGACTCACCGTCGCCGGGCTGATCGCGTTCACGTGGCCGCCGATCATCCGGATCGCCCAGGCCGTCGCGGTCGTCGCCGCGCTCGGCACCATCGTCTTCACCGTGCAAGCCGACTTCGACACCGCCAGCACCATCACGCTGGCGCTGATGCATGTCGTGCTGGTGCCGGTATCGGTGCTTGCGCTCGAACGGCTGCGCTGA
- a CDS encoding O-methyltransferase, giving the protein MASPEDVDRYLIETLIGDDPALTAALAASDAAGLPSIAVSPPQGKLLYLLARSSGARRVLEVGTLGGYSTIWLARAVGEAGRVVTLEYSRDHAEVALANIDRAGLGERVEVIVGAALDTLPGLVGGTPFDLVFLDADKENNPEYLRWALRLTRPGSLIVVDNVIRRGRLLDDQADAAATAGRATIELLAAQPQLDATVLQTVGAKGWDGLAVAVVTD; this is encoded by the coding sequence ATGGCAAGCCCGGAAGATGTCGACCGCTATCTGATCGAAACGTTGATCGGTGACGATCCTGCGCTGACCGCCGCGCTCGCCGCGAGCGACGCGGCCGGGCTGCCGTCGATCGCCGTATCTCCGCCGCAGGGCAAGCTGCTGTACCTGCTCGCCCGCAGCAGCGGGGCGCGGCGGGTACTCGAGGTCGGCACGCTGGGCGGGTACAGCACGATCTGGCTGGCGCGTGCGGTCGGCGAGGCCGGACGCGTCGTCACGCTCGAGTACTCCCGGGATCACGCCGAGGTTGCGCTGGCCAACATCGACCGGGCCGGACTAGGGGAGCGAGTGGAGGTGATCGTCGGGGCTGCCCTGGACACCTTGCCCGGGCTCGTCGGCGGTACCCCGTTCGACCTGGTCTTCCTGGATGCCGACAAGGAGAACAACCCGGAGTACCTGCGCTGGGCGCTGCGACTGACCCGTCCGGGGTCGCTGATCGTGGTGGACAACGTGATTCGCCGCGGCCGGCTGCTCGACGACCAGGCGGATGCCGCGGCGACCGCCGGTCGAGCGACCATCGAACTGCTCGCAGCCCAACCGCAGCTGGATGCGACGGTACTGCAGACCGTCGGCGCGAAGGGCTGGGACGGGCTGGCGGTCGCCGTCGTCACCGACTGA
- a CDS encoding acyl-CoA dehydrogenase, producing MSISDHLRKTLDGPFHDAREKTRVDLSRAEFAPHYTPDLTQARAQALDQMRILTGFGYAADGFRPEQGGTGNAGAAVARIEMLAMSDLSLMVKAGVQWGLFGGAIANLGTEEHHRAYIRPLIDLDLLGCFAMTETGHGSDVQALETTATYDPATEEFVIHSPTRSARKDYIGGAAQHARVAAVFAQLITAGEGHGVHCFVVPIRDESGADLPGITTSDCGYKGGLPGVDNGRISFDQVRVPRANLLNRFAEVAPDGSYSSPIENPNRRFFTMLGTLVRGRVTVGGSAAAAAKVAITIATRYALQRRQFGAPNSDDEVLILDYLAHQRRLLPLIAESYALSFAQNELIAMMHQIQSADPGSPDSADRTRQRELESRAAGLKVAQTDFATRAIQTCREACGGAGYLMENRLVALKADSDVFTTFEGDNTVLTQLVAKELLTGYAEEVQEMSPVEWMSFARTTVSDVVKKRTAAEQIIQTILDRRGDIEDESLLQRGTHLKMFADREEYLLSTAARRLQAARKRASSPFEAFNWVQDHVLHAARAHIDRIVLEAFVAAIDTCADPATTELLDDLCDLYALTVIDRDKAWFIEHRRMSTERTKLVSRAINERCRDLRPRARSLVDGLGVPIALSEAAMLD from the coding sequence ATGAGCATCAGCGACCATCTGCGGAAGACGCTCGACGGTCCCTTCCACGACGCGCGGGAGAAGACCCGGGTGGACTTGAGCCGGGCCGAGTTCGCGCCGCACTACACCCCCGACCTGACGCAAGCCCGCGCCCAGGCCCTCGACCAGATGCGGATCCTCACCGGTTTCGGCTACGCCGCAGACGGATTCCGACCCGAGCAAGGTGGAACCGGTAACGCCGGCGCCGCCGTCGCCCGGATCGAGATGCTGGCGATGTCCGACCTGTCGCTGATGGTCAAGGCCGGGGTGCAGTGGGGATTGTTCGGCGGTGCGATCGCCAACCTCGGCACCGAGGAGCATCACCGTGCCTACATCCGGCCGCTGATCGACCTCGACCTGCTCGGCTGTTTCGCGATGACCGAGACCGGGCACGGCAGCGATGTGCAGGCGCTGGAGACGACCGCCACCTACGACCCGGCGACCGAAGAGTTCGTCATCCACTCGCCGACCCGGTCGGCCCGCAAGGACTACATCGGCGGCGCAGCCCAGCATGCCCGGGTGGCGGCGGTGTTCGCGCAACTGATCACCGCCGGCGAAGGCCACGGCGTGCACTGCTTCGTCGTACCCATCCGGGACGAGTCCGGGGCCGACCTGCCCGGAATCACCACCAGCGACTGCGGTTACAAGGGCGGCCTGCCCGGCGTCGACAACGGCCGGATCAGTTTCGACCAGGTGCGGGTGCCGCGGGCCAACCTGTTGAACCGATTTGCCGAGGTGGCCCCGGACGGCAGCTACAGCTCCCCGATCGAGAATCCGAACCGCCGGTTCTTCACCATGCTCGGCACCCTGGTCCGCGGCCGGGTCACCGTCGGCGGGTCGGCCGCCGCCGCGGCCAAGGTCGCGATCACGATCGCAACCCGATATGCGTTGCAACGCCGCCAGTTCGGCGCCCCGAACAGCGACGACGAGGTGCTGATCCTGGACTACCTGGCGCACCAGCGCCGACTGCTCCCGCTGATCGCCGAGTCCTACGCGCTGTCGTTCGCGCAGAACGAGCTGATCGCGATGATGCACCAGATCCAATCCGCCGATCCCGGGTCCCCGGACAGCGCGGACCGGACCCGGCAGCGGGAGCTGGAGTCCCGGGCGGCCGGGTTGAAGGTCGCCCAGACCGACTTCGCCACCCGGGCGATCCAGACCTGCCGAGAGGCCTGCGGCGGCGCCGGTTACCTGATGGAAAACCGGCTGGTCGCGCTCAAGGCGGACAGCGACGTGTTCACCACCTTCGAGGGCGACAACACGGTGCTCACCCAGTTGGTCGCGAAGGAGCTGCTCACCGGGTACGCCGAAGAAGTGCAAGAGATGAGCCCGGTGGAGTGGATGAGCTTCGCCCGCACGACCGTCTCCGATGTGGTGAAGAAGCGGACCGCCGCCGAACAGATCATCCAGACCATCCTCGACCGACGTGGGGATATCGAAGACGAGAGCCTGCTGCAGCGCGGCACCCACCTGAAGATGTTCGCCGATCGGGAGGAGTACCTCCTGTCCACGGCGGCCCGGCGGTTGCAGGCGGCGCGCAAGCGCGCGAGCAGCCCGTTCGAGGCGTTCAACTGGGTCCAGGACCACGTGCTGCATGCGGCTCGGGCGCACATCGACCGGATCGTGTTGGAGGCGTTCGTGGCCGCGATCGACACCTGCGCCGACCCGGCTACCACCGAGTTGCTCGACGACCTCTGCGACCTCTACGCGCTGACCGTGATCGACCGGGACAAAGCCTGGTTCATCGAGCACCGGCGCATGTCCACCGAGCGGACCAAGCTGGTCTCGCGGGCGATCAACGAACGTTGCCGGGACCTGCGTCCCCGAGCTCGATCGCTGGTGGACGGCCTCGGGGTCCCGATCGCGCTGAGCGAAGCGGCAATGCTGGATTAA
- a CDS encoding cryptochrome/photolyase family protein: protein MTRTAVVWFRRDLRLHDLPTSAAAAAAGDQALALFVLDDALLRPSGAARTAFLYRCLRALDADLGGRLLVLRGDPVAVLPQVVEQVGADSVHISADYAPYGAARDAAVAERVPLVRTGSPYAVAPGRIRKADGTPYRVFTPFSRAWHEHGWRSPARTAADTVAWLDPTDFPGRVEIPDDPALDAELPPAGERAALAAWRQYRDEGLAEYPALRDRPDRDATSRLSPYLKFGCLHPRTLLAEAAAGSVFVTELAWREFYADVLFHRPETARHNYITRFDRMGYATGPEADELFAAWCAGRTGYPIVDAGMRQLLAEGWMHNRVRMITASFLTKDLHLPWWWGARHFLRYLVDGDLASNQHGWQWVAGTGTDASPFVRVFNPLTQGEKFDPAGDYVRRWVPELRGVAGKAVHRVGAAPPVGYPPPIVDHAIERRVALDRYEQIRDR, encoded by the coding sequence CTGACCCGGACGGCGGTCGTCTGGTTCCGCCGGGACCTGCGACTGCACGATCTGCCGACATCGGCGGCCGCCGCCGCTGCCGGTGATCAGGCGTTGGCGCTGTTCGTGCTCGACGACGCGCTGCTCCGGCCGTCCGGTGCCGCCCGGACCGCGTTCCTGTACCGATGCCTGCGTGCGCTCGATGCCGACCTGGGTGGTCGGTTGCTGGTGCTGCGCGGTGACCCGGTCGCGGTGCTGCCGCAGGTGGTCGAGCAGGTGGGGGCGGATTCGGTGCACATCAGTGCCGACTACGCGCCGTACGGCGCCGCGCGGGATGCGGCGGTGGCCGAGCGGGTGCCACTGGTCCGTACCGGTTCACCGTATGCCGTCGCGCCCGGCCGGATTCGCAAGGCCGACGGCACGCCGTACCGGGTGTTCACCCCGTTCTCCCGGGCCTGGCACGAGCACGGCTGGCGCTCCCCGGCGCGCACCGCAGCCGATACAGTCGCGTGGTTGGACCCGACGGATTTCCCTGGGCGGGTGGAGATTCCGGATGATCCAGCGCTGGACGCCGAGCTGCCACCGGCCGGCGAACGGGCCGCGCTGGCGGCCTGGCGGCAGTATCGAGACGAGGGATTGGCCGAATACCCCGCGTTGCGTGATCGGCCCGACCGCGACGCGACGTCCCGGTTGTCGCCCTACCTCAAGTTCGGTTGTCTCCACCCGCGCACGTTGCTGGCCGAGGCCGCCGCGGGCTCGGTGTTCGTCACCGAGTTGGCCTGGCGTGAGTTCTACGCCGACGTGCTGTTCCACCGGCCGGAGACGGCGCGGCACAACTACATCACCCGATTCGACCGGATGGGGTACGCGACCGGGCCGGAGGCGGACGAGCTGTTCGCAGCCTGGTGTGCCGGCCGCACCGGGTATCCGATCGTGGACGCCGGCATGCGGCAGCTGCTCGCCGAGGGCTGGATGCACAACCGGGTCCGGATGATCACAGCGTCGTTCCTCACCAAAGACCTGCACCTGCCGTGGTGGTGGGGCGCCCGGCATTTCCTGCGGTACCTGGTCGACGGTGATCTGGCATCGAATCAGCATGGCTGGCAGTGGGTTGCCGGAACCGGGACCGATGCGTCGCCGTTCGTGCGGGTGTTCAATCCGCTGACCCAGGGCGAAAAGTTCGATCCAGCAGGCGATTACGTGCGCCGCTGGGTGCCGGAATTACGCGGTGTCGCCGGCAAGGCGGTGCATCGGGTCGGTGCCGCGCCGCCCGTCGGGTACCCGCCGCCGATCGTCGATCACGCGATCGAGCGCCGGGTCGCGTTGGATCGCTACGAACAGATTCGGGATCGCTGA